Proteins from one Sabethes cyaneus chromosome 2, idSabCyanKW18_F2, whole genome shotgun sequence genomic window:
- the LOC128737148 gene encoding neurotactin, with the protein MGETDEKDTAPPTATEKQTNDTAAPVTDIQEPEPDPKETEKLLGNSEEKTDNKETEKPAEEKKKSSENVNSAGEEIINIPEETGNETAKPEDDKAKSDKPNKVQAEEREVKPKKVPAGAFKLPGFFNKNKGKETDGADNELLEKQDAEKEVKPTEAEEKPKRAGFFANLRLRNPFAKKPAEPAENDEAKTKPEEEENDEVTAEATDKKSDEEEAAVEKKEEEAAAQAPKKGLLDALKVPLASIIPKRFKSGTGEAEDDLELGKRPKNQAGLASMETLDDSLKDTEQKDTVDKAAVVTAANGTDSEALVKPEEKKDTEKEEADEQTPSKYPCLERIRNYRCSIDDIAIITGIVVFLLLLGLIVSFTFIGKGEPITAPVRDGKYIETVTSCGKVEGILEDGAFAFRGIPYAVPPVGPLRWKAAQPIENINYCWNGTLKAHNSTPVCWQFYADGKVDGSEDCLTLDVITPHVRYDNPLPVVVLVGAESFTGDSPGKLRPSTRYARARDVIFVRPNFRLNVFGFLALEQLTKTAHPPTSGNYGLSDIIAALKWVQLNIAHFGGDPKSVTLFGHRAGGTIVAALASSNKTTKLFARSWISSAAAIFPGKPLSDSEKANAAYLGRIKCTNATCLREKEDEDVLDAVPDTWRRVFPDLPSKDENTTANHEWLSLDGRILQQHPADVWSSETGKLRYVIGTTSHESHTDKLRLKYTEWTPELVTKHVNESKIGELNLTKEALERYNATYQGLVAMISDIRTVCPLLTIAQKLLTSQFYVVTQTGGELNIADVDSDVQAILGRYEPKTPEQRRYVSAIQQLFYHYVSHGEIKSELRRKLLDIGQDALPTYNTENCDFWIKNDVVPRYARLD; encoded by the exons ATGGGCGAAACAGACGAGAAAGATACAGCGCCACCTACGGCAACGGAGAAGCAAACTAACGATACAGCTGCCCCAGTAACCGACATCCAGGAACCGGAACCCGATCCAAAGGAAACGGAAAAACTGCTCGGCAACAGCGAGGAAAAAACCGACAACAAAGAAACGGAAAAACCGGctgaagagaaaaagaagagcAGTGAAAATGTCAACAGTGCCGGCGAAGAAATTATCAACATTCCCGaggaaaccggcaatgaaactGCTAAGCCAGAGGACGATAAAGCGAAATCCGATAAACCGAACAAGGTGCAAGCTGAAGAACGAGAAGTTAAGCCGAAAAAAGTTCCCGCTGGTGCCTTCAAATTGCCAGGATTTTTCAATAAGAACAAAGGAAAGGAAACTGATGGAGCGGACAATGAACTGCTCGAGAAGCAAGATGccgaaaaagaagtaaaaccaACGGAAGCGGAAGAGAAGCCAAAACGCGCCGGCTTTTTTGCCAATTTGCGTCTGAGGAATCCATTTGCCAAGAAGCCAGCAGAACCTGCAGAAAACGACGAAGCGAAAACCAAGCCAGAAGAAGAGGAAAATGATGAAGTCACGGCAGAAGCTACCGATAAAAAATCAGATGAGGAGGAAGCTGCAGTTGAGAAAAAGGAAGAAGAAGCAGCTGCACAAGCCCCCAAAAAGGGTCTCCTAGATGCGCTAAAAGTTCCTCTGGCCAGCATAATTCCGAAACGATTCAAATCAGGAACCGGTGAAGCTGAGGATGACCTGGAACTGGGCAAAAGACCAAAGAATCAAGCCGGTCTAGCATCGATGGAAACTTTAGATGATTCACTGAAAGATACAGAACAAAAGGATACAGTCGACAAAGCTGCTGTGGTTACCGCTGCAAACGGAACAGATTCGGAAGCGCTAGTTAAGCCTGAAGAGAAAAAGGATACCGAAAAGGAAGAAGCCGATGAACAGACGCCCTCGAAGTACCCCTGCTTGGAGCGAATTCGAAACTACAGGTGTTCCATCG ATGATATTGCCATAATCACCGGAATAGTGGTGTTTCTATTGCTACTAGGCTTGATTGTTAGTTTTACATTCATCGGTAAGGGTGAACCGATAACAGCCCCAGTCCGCGATGGAAAGTACATCGAAACGGTCACGTCGTGTGGAAAAGTAGAAGGAATTCTCGAAGATGGTGCTTTCGCATTCCGCGGGATACCGTACGCTGTACCACCAGTTGGACCTCTTCGTTGGAAGGCTGCTCAACCGATCGAAAACATCAACTACTGTTGGAACGGAACACTAAAGGCACATAACTCGACACCCGTCTGTTGGCAATTTTATGCCGATGGAAAAGTTGACGGTTCTGAAGATTGCCTAACCCTGGATGTAATCACACCGCATGTACGCTACGACAATCCGCTGCCAGTAGTGGTACTTGTTGGTGCTGAATCATTCACCGGAGACTCGCCTGGCAAACTGCGTCCTTCTACCCGATATGCTCGCGCTCGTGATGTTATATTTGTACGCCCGAACTTCCGACTTAATGTTTTTGGATTTCTCGCACTAGAACAATTGACCAAAACTGCTCACCCACCTACCTCAGGAAACTACGGCCTTTCAGATATAATCGCAGCATTAAAATGGGTTCAGTTAAATATCGCTCATTTTGGTGGTGATCCAAAATCGGTAACACTGTTCGGACATCGCGCTGGCGGAACAATCGTTGCAGCACTCGCCTCatccaataaaactactaagCTCTTCGCACGATCGTGGATCTCTTCCGCTGCTGCAATCTTCCCTGGAAAACCCCTCTCTGACTCGGAGAAAGCTAATGCCGCCTATCTTGGGCGTATCAAATGTACAAATGCTACTTGTCTTCGAGAGAAGGAAGATGAGGATGTTCTTGATGCCGTTCCAGATACATGGAGAAGAGTGTTCCCAGATCTTCCTTCAAAGGACGAAAACACTACCGCAAACCACGAGTGGCTTTCTCTTGATGGACGAATACTTCAACAACATCCGGCCGATGTTTGGAGTTCGGAGACTGGCAAACTTAGATACGTGATCGGCACAACCTCTCACGAGAGCCATACAGATAAGTTACGTCTTAAATATACCGAATGGACACCAGAATTGGTTACCAAACACGTTAATGAAAGCAAAATAGGCGAGCTTAATCTTACCAAAGAAGCTCTTGAACGATACAATGCTACTTATCAAGGACTAGTAGCGATGATTTCCGACATTCGAACGGTGTGTCCTTTATTGACGATTGCCCAGAAATTGTTAACTTCTCAATTCTATGTTGTAACACAAACTGGAGGTGAACTAAATATCGCAGATGTTGACTCTGATGTACAGGCTATCCTGGGTCGCTACGAACCGAAAACGCCGGAACAGAGACGCTACGTCTCCGCTATTCAGCAACTATTCTATCACTACGTCTCGCATGGAGAAATCAAATCCGAGCTCCGACGAAAATTGCTCGATATTGGCCAAGATGCATTACCAACCTACAACACTGAAAACTGCGATTTCTGGATCAAGAATGACGTTGTCCCGCGATACGCCCGGCTAGATTAA